The Labrus bergylta chromosome 15, fLabBer1.1, whole genome shotgun sequence genome includes a region encoding these proteins:
- the LOC109982903 gene encoding uncharacterized protein, protein MAEIVHTGIRLLLLLLNLSTTSVSGEDGLIFPGPRYKIIYPCEQDVVCFHVWQFSSEETHDYIAIVSKGEIQTDPTLEDKDSQCTLQINDPTAEDVGRHHCKRRLNILSPYTTLSAGPQVNLTPGKAASLQCILLTYVQQGRCYTQLLQQHVSLMWVDEAGDEIQRDSQHQIKQESECDTTLTVTFQSPVKKTFRCQATVGNQSLTSVEFCVRVPDPKGKGRGYMKDLEPQSPGGSQDTVGLTVGLVGCAVLSVLVAVYVVHKRRRSQQLPEESCYTHSTNNVVNEDDVVYAEIMLPVASERVFVHECESTEYACVQYK, encoded by the exons ATGGCTGAAATCGTTCACACTGGGAttagactgctgctgctgctgttaaatTTATCTACAACAA GTGTTAGTGGAGAAGATGGCCTGATTTTTCCTGGACCCCGTTACAAGATCATATATCCATGTGAACAAGATGTGGTTTGCTTTCATGTTTGGCAGTTCAGCTCAGAGGAAACACATGATTACATCGCCATAGTCAGTAAAGGAGAAATCCAGACAGATCCAACATTAGAGGACAAAGACTCACAATGCACTTTGCAGATCAATGATCCCACAGCAGAGGATGTTGGACGTCATCACTGCAAACGAAGGCTGAACATCTTATCTCCTTACACGA caCTCTCAGCAGGCCCACAGGTAAACCTCACACCTGGTAAAGCAGCATCCCTGCAGTGTATCCTCCTCACTTACGTACAGCAGGGACGCTGCTACacacagctgctacaacaacatGTCAGCCTGATGTGGGTGGATGAAGCCGGTGATGAGATACAAAGAGACTCTCAGCACCAGATAAAACAGGAGTCTGAATGTGATACAACCCTCACTGTCACTTTTCAAAGTCCCGTAAAAAAGACGTTCAGGTGCCAGGCGACTGTGGGAAATCAATCCCTAACTTCAGTGGAGTTTTGTGTCAGAGTCCCAG ATCctaaaggaaaaggaagaggataCATGAAAGACCTAGAACCTCAAAGTCCAG gCGGCAGCCAGGACACAGTCGGCCTCACTGTGGGGTTGGTTGGATGTGCCGTTTTGTCAGTGCTTGTAGCAGTGTACGTTGtgcacaaaagaagaagaa GCCAGCAGCTGCCTGAGGAGTCTTGTTACACACATAGTACAAACAAT gttGTAAATGAAGATGATGTGGTCTATGCTGAAATCATGCTTCCTGTTGCTTCTGAGAGAGTTTTTGTCCATGAGTGTGAGTCCACTGAGTACGCTTGTGTCCAATATAAATAG